Proteins from a genomic interval of Medicago truncatula cultivar Jemalong A17 chromosome 3, MtrunA17r5.0-ANR, whole genome shotgun sequence:
- the LOC112420311 gene encoding protein FAR1-RELATED SEQUENCE 5-like, with protein MTASSNQIQPNVALHGQRYINLIWTTCTSIELRSSFFMDKDTSTSLDIPQEYECVPNCDDELKPKIGQVFDTLQEGKIFYEKYALSIGFSVRSSSSTVDKNGVKRWKYFVCSKEGYLPNKTDDKEQSESTVKAKRRRALTREGCNANVVFKWVGEGKYEIARFHESHTHPLASPMKRPFLRSARKVNSSHKSLLLACSRANIGPSKAFHLLKEQRGGYENVGCTQRDLQNYSRDLKTLNKDSDAHVLIDYFRRKQEVNPSFYYAYEVGEEGRLKHVFWADGICRKNYSLFGDVVSFDTTYQTNKYHLIFAPFTRINHHRQSITFGVGLITNEKSDSFVWLFEKFLEAMGGHKPTLIITDQDPSMKVAIENIFDTSNHRLCMWHIMKKVSEKVGVSTNDDDEFNKSFKSCVWGSETPNEFEETWAFLMTRFELEKNKWLLHMFDIRSMWIPAYFKDFMALKAST; from the exons ATGACTGCTTCTTCCAACCAAATACAACCAAACGTTGCACTTCATGGACAAAGATACATCAATTTGATTTGGACAACTTGCACTTCTATTGAGTTACGTTCATCATTCTTCATGGACAAAGATACATCAACTTCTTTGGATATTCCTCAg gaaTATGAATGTGTGCCAAATTGTGATGATGAATTAAAGCCTAAGATTGGACAAGTATTTGATACATTACAAGAAGGTAAAATTTTTTACGAAAAATATGCACTCTCTATCGGATTTAGTGTGCGTTCATCATCATCGACTGTAGATAAAAACGGCGTGAAGCGTTGGAAGTATTTTGTTTGCTCGAAAGAGGGTTATTTGCCAAATAAGACGGATGATAAGGAGCAAAGTGAATCTACTGTCAAGGCTAAAAGAAGAAGGGCTTTAACAAGAGAAGGATGCAATGCAAATGTTGTTTTTAAATGGGTGGGGGAAGGTAAGTATGAGATAGCTCGATTTCATGAAAGCCACACACATCCACTTGCTTCACCTATGAAGAGACCGTTTCTAAGGTCTGCAAGGAAAGTGAATTCAAGTCACAAAAGCTTATTACTTGCATGTAGTAGAGCAAATATTGGACCTTCAAAAGCTTTCCACTTATTAAAAGAACAGCGTGGGGGTTATGAAAATGTTGGATGCACGCAGAGAGATCTTCAAAACTATTCCAGAGATTTAAAGACTTTGAATAAAGATTCTGATGCACATGTTTTGATAGACTACTTTAGAAGGAAGCAAGAAGTTAATCCATCATTTTATTATGCGTATGAGGTAGGTGAAGAAGGTCGACTGAAGCATGTTTTTTGGGCAGATGGTATTTGCAGGAAAAATTATTCCTTATTTGGAGATGTGGTTTCATTTGATACTACatatcaaacaaataaatatcatttgatTTTTGCACCTTTCACCAGGATAAACCATCATCGACAATCTATTACCTTCGGAGTAGGACTTATAACAAATGAGAAAAGTGATTCATTTGTATGGTTGTTTGAAAAGTTTTTGGAAGCAATGGGTGGACATAAGCCAACACTTATAATAACCGATCAAGATCCTTCCATGAAAGTGGctatagaaaatatttttgatactTCTAATCATAGATTGTGCATGTGGCATATCATGAAAAAAGTTTCTGAAAAAGTAGGTGTTTCCACGAATGACGATGATGAGTTTAACAAAAGCTTCAAGTCATGTGTTTGGGGTTCAGAGACACCAAATGAGTTTGAAGAGACTTGGGCGTTTTTGATGACAAGGTTTGAGTTAGAAAAGAATAAATGGTTGTTGCATATGTTTGATATTCGAAGCATGTGGATCCCAGCATACTTCaaagat TTTATGGCActaaaggcctcaacataa